One part of the Sciurus carolinensis chromosome 4, mSciCar1.2, whole genome shotgun sequence genome encodes these proteins:
- the LOC124982791 gene encoding basic salivary proline-rich protein 1-like, whose protein sequence is MELKGTTVLLLPIKRAAGLLPAQTWILLHNCRSSYKMLVVLLTVALLALSPARTLCEEVIYEDPSSVSTEAEDLSQSPEQSHQRPPPGGRPPRPPADGGDENEGEEEDDDSEQGPPQGGQQQPPRPPRPGHQQGPPQQGGQQQPPRPPRPDNQQRPPQEEAHQRHRRSRPGNQQGPPQQGGQQQPNGPPRPGNQQGPPQQGGQQQQQPNGPSRPGNQQGPPQQGGQQQQQPNGPSRPGNQQGPPQQGGQQQPNGPSRPGNQQGPPQQGGQQQQQPNGPSRPGNQQGPPQQGGQQQQQPNGPSRPGNQQGPPQQGGQQQQPNGPSRPGNQQGPPQQGGQQQQQPNGPSRPGNQQGPPQQGGQQQQQPNGPPRPGNQ, encoded by the exons ATGGAGCTCAAAGGCACCACTGTTCTCCTCCTCCCTATAAAGAGAGCTGCCGGGCTTCTCCCAGCACAGACGTGGATCCTCCTGCACAACTGCAGATCCTCCTACAAGATGCTGGTGGTCCTGCTCACAGTGGCCTTGCTGGCTCTGAGCCCAGCTCGGACCTTATGTGAAG AGGTCATCTATGAAGACCCTTCCTCTGTCTCAACAG AGGCTGAGGACCTAAGCCAGAGCCCTGAACAAAGCCATCAGAGACCACCTCCTGGAGGACGCCCACCCAGACCCCCAGCTGATGGTGGAGATGAGAATGAAGGtgaagaggaagatgatgatTCAGAACAGGGACCACCacaaggaggccagcagcagcctCCTCGCCCTCCTCGTCCTGGACaccagcagggaccaccccaacaaggaggccagcagcagcctCCTCGCCCTCCTCGTCCTGATAACCAACAGAGACCACCACAAGAAGAAGCCCATCAGCGTCATCGTCGCTCTCGCCCTGGAaaccagcagggaccaccccaacaaggaggccagcagcagccAAATGGCCCCCCTCGTCCCGGAaaccagcagggaccaccccaacaaggaggccagcagcaacagcagcctAATGGCCCCTCTCGTCCTGGAaaccagcagggaccaccccaacaaggaggccagcagcaacagcagcctAATGGCCCCTCTCGTCCCGGAaaccagcagggaccaccccaacaaggaggccagcagcagccAAATGGCCCCTCTCGTCCCGGAaaccagcagggaccaccccaacaaggaggccagcagcaacagcagcctAATGGCCCCTCTCGTCCTGGAaaccagcagggaccaccccaacaaggaggccagcagcaacagcagcctAATGGCCCCTCTCGTCCCGGAaaccagcagggaccaccccaacaaggaggccagcagcagcagccaaatGGCCCCTCTCGTCCCGGAaaccagcagggaccaccccaacaaggaggccagcagcagcagcagcctaaTGGCCCCTCTCGTCCTGGAaaccagcagggaccaccccaacaaggaggccagcagcaacagcagcctAATGGCCCCCCTCGTCCTGGAAACCAGTAG